One window from the genome of Micromonospora aurantiaca ATCC 27029 encodes:
- a CDS encoding DUF2804 domain-containing protein: protein MTHEREITEPVDLCRPDGRLNPDAVGWSRRPLHRANLRGWGRAKRWEHWGVITPTHILGLVASSLDYAGVQSLYLLDRRTGRETTAEAVVPLARGTVLPPVSGTGAVRARGGKLTIAVEQGPDGSTVRASAPGVEVDLTVPLPPDHESLGVVVPWSTRRFQYTVKDIGRPVHGTITVDGTAYPVGEGSYAALDHGRGKWRYAVRWNWAAGSGPGRAIQLGGKWTDGTGSTENAVFVDGRLHKIGADLTWAYDRTDWLRPWRITGDRVDVTFHPFHERVARTNLLVLAGETHQCFGNFTGWAATDDGGRVDLDGLVGWAEEARNRW from the coding sequence ATGACGCATGAGCGGGAGATCACCGAGCCGGTCGACCTGTGCCGGCCGGACGGGCGGCTGAACCCGGACGCGGTCGGCTGGAGCCGCCGGCCGCTGCACCGGGCGAACCTGCGCGGCTGGGGCCGGGCCAAGCGGTGGGAGCACTGGGGCGTGATCACGCCGACGCACATCCTCGGCCTGGTCGCGTCGTCGCTCGACTACGCCGGGGTGCAGAGCCTCTACCTGCTCGACCGGCGCACCGGGCGGGAGACGACGGCGGAGGCGGTGGTGCCGCTGGCCCGGGGCACGGTCCTGCCGCCGGTCAGCGGCACCGGTGCGGTCCGCGCCCGGGGCGGGAAGCTGACCATCGCTGTGGAGCAGGGCCCGGACGGCAGTACGGTGCGGGCGAGCGCGCCAGGTGTCGAGGTGGACCTGACCGTGCCGCTGCCGCCCGACCACGAGTCTCTCGGCGTGGTGGTGCCGTGGAGCACCCGCCGGTTCCAGTACACGGTCAAGGACATCGGCCGGCCGGTGCACGGCACGATCACAGTGGACGGCACGGCGTACCCGGTGGGGGAGGGGTCGTACGCGGCGCTCGACCACGGCCGCGGCAAGTGGCGGTACGCGGTGCGGTGGAACTGGGCGGCCGGCAGCGGACCGGGCCGGGCGATCCAGCTCGGCGGCAAGTGGACCGACGGCACCGGCTCGACCGAGAACGCGGTCTTCGTCGACGGGCGGCTGCACAAGATCGGCGCCGACCTGACCTGGGCGTACGACCGCACCGACTGGCTGCGGCCGTGGCGGATCACCGGCGACCGGGTGGACGTCACGTTCCACCCGTTTCACGAGCGGGTGGCGCGGACCAACCTGCTCGTGCTGGCCGGGGAGACGCACCAGTGCTTCGGGAACTTCACCGGCTGGGCCGCGACCGACGACGGCGGGCGCGTGGATCTGGACGGCCTGGTCGGCTGGGCCGAGGAGGCCCGTAACCGCTGGTGA
- a CDS encoding DUF3152 domain-containing protein has product MTRTVDRTRGGAAVIALAVSLAGCTPAVADQPAVAPSGPARPSAAVPSASAAAPVRSRPARIGYPADGGDEWRFAAAEPATHGGTGRLLRYRVAVERDITGLPPADFAAQVTGILTGPGGWTTDGRIALRRVGARGPADFTVYLATPGTRDDLCGDGPDRYTSCRSGDRVVVNVARWVRGAPAYGSDLAAYRRYVVNHEVGHRLGHGHERCPGRGRPAPVMQQQTLGLHGCTPNPLPFLRGERYAGRSGAYDDRLPPPEGGRAG; this is encoded by the coding sequence ATGACCAGGACCGTGGACCGGACACGCGGCGGCGCCGCCGTGATCGCGCTGGCGGTGTCGCTGGCCGGCTGCACACCGGCCGTGGCCGATCAGCCCGCAGTCGCGCCGTCCGGACCGGCCAGGCCGTCCGCCGCCGTGCCGTCCGCGTCGGCGGCGGCGCCCGTCCGGTCCCGTCCGGCGCGGATCGGCTATCCCGCCGACGGCGGCGACGAGTGGCGGTTCGCCGCCGCCGAGCCGGCCACCCACGGGGGTACGGGCCGGCTGCTGCGCTACCGGGTGGCGGTGGAGCGCGACATCACCGGTCTGCCACCGGCCGATTTCGCGGCGCAGGTCACCGGCATCCTCACCGGCCCGGGTGGCTGGACGACCGACGGACGGATCGCCCTGCGCCGCGTCGGCGCCCGCGGGCCCGCCGACTTCACCGTCTACCTCGCCACTCCCGGTACGCGCGACGACCTGTGCGGGGACGGGCCGGACCGGTACACGTCCTGCCGTAGCGGGGACCGGGTGGTGGTCAACGTGGCCCGCTGGGTGCGCGGCGCGCCCGCCTACGGCAGCGACCTCGCGGCGTATCGCCGGTACGTGGTCAACCACGAGGTCGGCCACCGTCTGGGTCACGGGCACGAGCGCTGCCCGGGGCGGGGACGTCCGGCGCCGGTGATGCAGCAGCAGACGCTCGGCCTGCACGGCTGCACCCCGAACCCGCTGCCGTTCCTGCGCGGGGAGCGGTACGCGGGACGGTCCGGCGCGTACGACGACCGCCTGCCCCCGCCCGAGGGCGGCCGGGCAGGCTGA
- a CDS encoding winged helix-turn-helix domain-containing protein, producing the protein MTTDGTNAANSGTDPSERPFSLVIGVTSSPAERLRLTELLDGVAPLLMVADLDELRELITDAPASAHAPAPAVAPAAPVPRDKPAPDGALVIDAARSTARWGNRETALTRLERDLLTCLTVEPVRVWSYAELHHAVWHDAPTHGRADVQSLVKRLRRKLDELGTGVTIAAVRGVGLRLTDHRHPRVRGD; encoded by the coding sequence GTGACGACTGACGGCACGAACGCGGCGAACTCCGGCACCGACCCGTCGGAGCGCCCCTTCTCGCTCGTCATCGGGGTGACGTCGTCCCCGGCCGAACGGCTGCGGCTGACCGAGCTGCTGGACGGCGTCGCGCCCCTTCTGATGGTCGCCGATCTGGACGAGCTGCGCGAGTTGATCACGGATGCGCCGGCCTCGGCGCACGCACCTGCCCCGGCCGTCGCGCCGGCTGCGCCCGTACCCCGGGACAAGCCCGCACCGGACGGCGCGCTGGTGATCGACGCGGCCCGGTCGACCGCCCGGTGGGGCAACCGGGAGACCGCCCTGACCCGGCTGGAACGCGACCTGCTGACCTGCCTGACCGTCGAGCCGGTACGGGTGTGGAGCTACGCCGAGCTGCACCACGCGGTCTGGCACGACGCGCCGACGCACGGCCGGGCCGACGTGCAGTCCCTGGTCAAGCGGTTGCGCCGTAAGCTCGACGAACTGGGCACCGGCGTCACCATCGCGGCGGTACGCGGCGTCGGCCTGCGGCTGACCGACCACCGCCACCCCCGGGTACGGGGCGACTGA
- a CDS encoding zinc-dependent alcohol dehydrogenase family protein encodes MRAVVFEQFGGRPEVREVDDPVPAPDGVVVRVGATGLCRSDWHGWQGHDPDIRLPHVPGHEFAGVVVATGADVRGWRPGDRVTAPFVCACGRCPSCLAGDQQVCERQTQPGFTGWGSFADLVAVRHADVNLVRLPDELDEAAAAALGCRFATAFRAVVAQGRVAAGEWMAVHGCGGVGLSAVMVATASGARVVAVDVSSGALELARRSGAAVCVDASALGGPAEVAAAIREATGGGAHLSLDALGSHATCVASIEGLRRRGRHVQVGLLPAAQGRPALPMDLVIGYELELRGSHGMPAHAYPEMLRLVTAGVLRPAELVTRTIDLDAAPDALATMDRPATAGMCLIRP; translated from the coding sequence ATGCGTGCGGTGGTGTTCGAGCAGTTCGGGGGACGGCCGGAGGTCCGGGAGGTGGACGACCCGGTGCCGGCGCCGGACGGGGTGGTCGTCCGGGTCGGCGCGACCGGCCTGTGCCGCAGCGACTGGCACGGCTGGCAGGGCCACGACCCGGACATCCGCCTGCCGCACGTGCCGGGGCACGAGTTCGCCGGTGTCGTCGTGGCCACCGGCGCGGACGTACGCGGCTGGCGGCCCGGCGACCGGGTGACAGCGCCGTTCGTCTGCGCGTGCGGGCGGTGCCCGTCCTGCCTGGCCGGCGACCAGCAGGTCTGCGAGCGGCAGACCCAGCCGGGCTTCACCGGGTGGGGCTCGTTCGCCGACCTGGTCGCGGTACGGCACGCCGACGTCAACCTGGTCCGGCTGCCGGACGAGCTGGACGAGGCGGCCGCTGCCGCGCTCGGCTGCCGGTTCGCCACCGCGTTCCGGGCCGTCGTCGCGCAGGGCCGGGTCGCGGCGGGCGAGTGGATGGCCGTGCACGGCTGCGGCGGCGTCGGCCTGTCCGCGGTCATGGTGGCGACGGCGAGCGGGGCGCGGGTGGTGGCGGTGGACGTGTCGTCCGGCGCGCTGGAGCTGGCCCGCCGCAGCGGCGCCGCGGTCTGCGTGGACGCGAGCGCGCTCGGCGGTCCCGCCGAGGTGGCCGCCGCGATCCGGGAGGCCACCGGCGGGGGCGCCCACCTGTCGCTGGACGCGCTCGGCAGTCACGCCACCTGCGTCGCGTCGATCGAGGGCCTGCGCCGGCGCGGCCGGCACGTGCAGGTCGGGCTGCTGCCCGCCGCGCAGGGCCGGCCCGCGCTGCCGATGGACCTGGTGATCGGGTACGAGCTGGAGCTGCGCGGCAGCCACGGCATGCCGGCGCACGCGTACCCGGAGATGCTGCGGCTGGTCACCGCCGGGGTGCTGCGCCCGGCCGAGCTGGTCACCCGCACCATCGACCTCGACGCCGCGCCTGACGCGCTGGCCACGATGGACCGGCCGGCCACCGCCGGGATGTGCCTGATCCGGCCCTGA
- a CDS encoding DUF72 domain-containing protein gives MWTHKSWSGRFLPHPLPAHERLRAYAGWCDAVEGNTTFYATPARETVASWADQTAPGFRFLPKLPKVVTHERRLTGGEAELRAFLHAMEPLGPRADALWIQLPGSFGPGDVPDLDRFLRTLPTTHRYAVEVRHPAFFTEPGAVRALEATLHRAGAEWIPFDTTAFFRTPPTSDAEREAWTRKPRLPLRTRALTDRPIVRYLGRDDPARTVEGWQPWLDVVTGWLREGRSPTVFVHTPDNADAPELARRFHDQVRERVPGLAPLPEPEPVGPATLF, from the coding sequence ATGTGGACGCACAAGTCCTGGTCCGGCCGCTTCCTGCCGCACCCGCTGCCCGCACACGAGCGGCTGCGCGCGTACGCCGGGTGGTGCGACGCCGTGGAGGGCAACACCACGTTCTACGCCACCCCGGCCCGGGAGACGGTGGCGTCCTGGGCCGACCAGACCGCGCCGGGCTTCCGCTTCCTGCCGAAGCTGCCGAAGGTGGTCACCCACGAGCGCCGGCTCACCGGCGGCGAGGCCGAACTGCGGGCGTTCCTGCACGCGATGGAGCCGCTCGGCCCCCGGGCCGACGCGCTCTGGATCCAGCTGCCCGGCTCGTTCGGCCCCGGTGACGTGCCCGACCTCGACCGGTTCCTGCGCACGCTGCCCACCACCCACAGGTACGCCGTCGAGGTCCGCCACCCCGCCTTCTTCACCGAGCCCGGTGCGGTACGTGCGCTGGAGGCGACGCTGCACCGGGCCGGCGCGGAGTGGATCCCGTTCGACACCACAGCGTTCTTCCGGACGCCGCCGACGAGCGACGCCGAGCGGGAGGCGTGGACGCGCAAGCCGCGCCTGCCGCTGCGTACCCGGGCGCTGACCGACCGGCCGATCGTGCGCTACCTGGGCCGCGACGACCCGGCCCGCACGGTCGAGGGCTGGCAACCGTGGCTGGACGTGGTCACCGGCTGGCTGCGGGAGGGCCGCTCGCCGACCGTGTTCGTGCACACGCCGGACAACGCCGACGCGCCCGAGCTGGCCCGCCGCTTCCACGACCAGGTCCGCGAGCGGGTGCCCGGGCTCGCGCCGCTGCCCGAGCCGGAGCCGGTCGGCCCGGCCACGCTGTTCTGA
- a CDS encoding peptidylprolyl isomerase gives MSSETRTHGALPLLARLAGVSVAAATIVAAAGVAATAAPAADPAPTKGPCAYTPTPDEPAARPVPLPPDPRRTPDRGTVRVTLRTNQGPIGLTLDREQAPCTVQSFLHLARKRFYDRTPCHRLTAYPTLTVLQCGDPSGTGEGGPGYRYRDELPTDLPPAPTDPTGVRRLYARGTLAMANAGPDTNGSQFFLVQADSALRPNYTVFGQVDAAGLATLDRISAGGIAPTPEDPAPVDGAPAVPVEICRAKQGR, from the coding sequence GTGTCGAGCGAAACCCGAACGCACGGCGCATTACCCCTGCTGGCCCGCCTCGCCGGGGTGAGCGTGGCCGCCGCGACGATCGTCGCCGCCGCAGGTGTCGCCGCGACCGCGGCACCCGCCGCCGACCCGGCGCCCACGAAGGGGCCGTGCGCGTACACGCCGACGCCGGACGAGCCGGCCGCCCGTCCGGTGCCGCTGCCGCCGGACCCGCGCCGTACGCCGGACCGGGGCACCGTGCGGGTCACGCTGCGCACCAACCAGGGGCCGATCGGGCTGACGCTGGACCGCGAGCAGGCGCCGTGCACCGTGCAGAGCTTCCTGCACCTGGCCCGGAAGCGCTTCTACGACCGGACGCCCTGCCACCGGCTCACCGCGTACCCGACGCTCACGGTCCTCCAGTGCGGCGACCCGTCCGGGACGGGCGAGGGCGGCCCGGGCTACCGCTACCGCGACGAGCTGCCCACCGACCTGCCGCCCGCACCGACCGACCCGACGGGCGTACGCCGCCTGTACGCGCGCGGCACGCTCGCCATGGCCAACGCCGGCCCGGACACCAACGGCAGCCAGTTCTTCCTGGTGCAGGCCGACTCGGCGCTGCGTCCCAACTACACCGTGTTCGGCCAGGTCGACGCGGCCGGGCTGGCCACGCTGGACCGGATCTCGGCCGGCGGCATCGCGCCCACCCCCGAGGACCCGGCTCCGGTCGACGGCGCCCCGGCGGTGCCGGTGGAGATCTGCCGCGCCAAGCAGGGCCGCTGA
- a CDS encoding RNA ligase RtcB family protein, giving the protein MSAYPSGRAVVPATVSVFSSPGSWIESAALDQCRQVAALDGMAHVAAMPDLHPGKGAPIGAAMSSTVLYPFLVGSDIGCGIAVFPIALRRVVPERLAARFPDLDRALDPDRDADDPAWSVLDGDVPAGHLDSLGTVGRGNHFVELARVGPILAAEHAARLELDAGDLVLVVHSGSRGLGERILREHTETHGAGPAPDPDAYLARHDAAVRWGSLNRRLLAARVAYALGAEPTEPVVDQCHNLVEIRDGRYLHRKGAAPGDGRDVLIAGTRGTPSYLVAAHAGPDAGYSVAHGAGRKMSRADALRRGRAKHTVEELRRTPVGSIVVCGDRQLLFEEAPTAYKRIEQVIGDLVAHDLATPVTTTVPLVTYKTPDMGRRDERRKGRR; this is encoded by the coding sequence GTGTCCGCGTACCCCTCCGGGCGGGCCGTCGTGCCCGCCACCGTCTCCGTCTTCTCCTCCCCCGGCAGCTGGATCGAGTCCGCCGCGCTCGACCAGTGCCGTCAGGTCGCCGCCCTGGACGGCATGGCGCACGTCGCCGCCATGCCCGACCTGCACCCCGGCAAGGGCGCGCCGATCGGCGCCGCGATGTCCTCGACCGTGCTCTACCCGTTCCTCGTCGGCTCCGACATCGGGTGCGGCATCGCGGTCTTCCCGATCGCACTGCGCCGGGTCGTACCCGAGCGGCTCGCGGCCCGGTTCCCCGACCTGGACCGGGCGCTCGACCCCGACCGGGACGCCGACGACCCGGCCTGGTCGGTGCTCGACGGCGACGTGCCGGCCGGTCACCTCGACAGTCTCGGCACCGTCGGGCGCGGCAACCACTTCGTCGAACTGGCCCGCGTCGGGCCGATCCTCGCGGCGGAGCACGCCGCGCGGCTCGAACTGGACGCCGGTGACCTGGTGCTCGTGGTGCACTCCGGGTCGCGCGGGCTGGGCGAACGGATCCTGCGCGAGCACACCGAGACGCACGGCGCCGGTCCCGCGCCCGACCCGGACGCCTACCTGGCCCGGCACGACGCGGCAGTGCGGTGGGGGTCGCTCAACCGGCGGCTGCTGGCCGCGCGGGTCGCGTACGCGCTCGGCGCCGAACCCACCGAACCGGTCGTCGACCAGTGTCACAACCTGGTCGAGATCCGCGACGGACGCTACCTGCACCGCAAGGGCGCGGCGCCGGGCGACGGCCGGGACGTGCTGATCGCCGGCACCCGCGGCACGCCCTCGTACCTGGTGGCGGCGCACGCCGGGCCGGACGCCGGCTACTCGGTGGCCCACGGCGCCGGGCGCAAGATGTCCCGCGCCGACGCGCTGCGCCGGGGCCGGGCCAAGCACACCGTCGAGGAACTGCGGCGCACGCCGGTCGGCTCGATCGTGGTGTGCGGCGACCGGCAACTGCTGTTCGAGGAGGCGCCCACCGCGTACAAGCGCATCGAGCAGGTCATCGGCGACCTGGTGGCGCACGACCTCGCCACACCGGTCACCACAACGGTTCCGCTGGTCACCTACAAGACGCCGGACATGGGCCGCCGCGACGAGCGCCGGAAGGGCCGCCGGTGA
- the prfH gene encoding peptide chain release factor H → MTELLLSAGRGPAECAWALARLLSRLEGEAARRGLRTERVETVPGDRAGTYRSVLVRITGAGAEAFAAGWTGTLCWQAPSPYRTGHGRKNWYVTARTCRTDVVVTPFHEADVEFVPCRTGGPGGQHRNKASTAVRATHRPSGRTVVVDTERHLHLNRRIAVELLRQRIAADDEAARRAGVDARWRVHDELVRGDPVRVERP, encoded by the coding sequence GTGACCGAGCTGCTGCTGTCCGCCGGACGCGGACCGGCCGAGTGCGCGTGGGCGCTGGCCCGGCTGCTGTCCCGCCTGGAGGGCGAGGCGGCCCGGCGGGGCCTGCGTACCGAGCGGGTCGAGACGGTGCCCGGCGACCGGGCCGGCACCTACCGGTCGGTGCTGGTCCGGATCACCGGCGCCGGGGCGGAGGCGTTCGCGGCCGGGTGGACCGGCACGCTCTGCTGGCAGGCGCCCAGCCCGTACCGGACGGGCCACGGCCGGAAGAACTGGTACGTCACCGCGCGGACGTGCCGGACCGACGTGGTGGTCACGCCGTTCCACGAGGCCGACGTCGAGTTCGTGCCGTGCCGCACCGGCGGGCCGGGCGGCCAGCACCGCAACAAGGCGAGCACCGCCGTCCGGGCCACGCACCGCCCGTCCGGCCGGACCGTGGTGGTGGACACCGAACGGCACCTGCACCTCAACCGCCGGATCGCGGTCGAGCTGCTGCGGCAGCGGATCGCCGCCGACGACGAGGCGGCCCGGCGCGCGGGCGTCGACGCCCGCTGGCGGGTCCACGACGAGCTCGTGCGCGGTGACCCGGTACGGGTGGAACGCCCCTGA
- a CDS encoding Ig-like domain-containing protein, producing the protein MRVWLRAVTVVVAGAVVVAGVPALAATVTVRDAGVAGHTGAQATGSSAALGAARTTATRALVTPGDTRLMPTTPRTDTPRITNGEIVDIEVIGNRVFIAGTFTSIANVGGSAITQRSLASYNLDTGKVDTGFKPVIDGAVAAVEASPDGKSLYIAGAFNTVNGVTKRKIARLNPTTGAPVAAFTATANARATALAVSANAVYVGGQFATVNGVSRSGLAALNPTTGAVDTGFNLPVTGGIGVGGMLTVQQLKLTHDRSKLLVVHTGRQIAGQDRYGVALIGTATKALLPWRTRLWEDNLSFVGGIQRVFAGDIAPDDSYFVVTSGSGGDRPPINDTAIAYPLTGNDNVEPLWISRHFDSIYSVAITDTAVYVGGHFSWQESPTSNVPWPGLDNVGYGTGQGLSGYGLGDQVVRRDHLGALDPLTGTALEWNPGSNSYEGEKAMLATSRGLLVGGDGNVKGGKTTGRVAFFDLSKQPAPAALDTTVTTPIEGAVKPAGESFTISGQALAPAGVARVQLEIQDRNSGKYLQADLTTWGAFKAINTTVAAPNATSTTWSLPVTLPAGVYQLQAKTFDRKGAGDTTKAVKKIETFRFDDLPPSTRISSPSAGLLATQTFVASGTATDDKGVNSLIYSFRTPDNRYLQDDGTVAAVYNTFRGEPDVIGATSTTWQYEVTLPVEGQWKMTATAVDTTGQSDLRGDTRDWTVSANGVPPTVAITSPVAMTPPGNPAPFTVAPGGAVTFAGTASDDDALKSVEIYLRNNTTREALASDGTWGADSVAGYHRISPTNLDAATFDWSFTTVPLTPGVYDFRVRATDKLGLTTSSTNMGRLTVTAQVPGDAFPNGLLSFTGTNQDVDQLHLDLTGTATDDKGVRAVRIALRDLDTGRYVQPNGTMAAAFATVDATLAASGATSTAFTLSIDLPTRGTYSVEAWAVDTAGQQDNSTSGATARYLVYPGDTDPTLEPSITPVEGQAYTGGRIVITGRAVDDGGMQKVEVQIGNSAGQGMNSAGTFGRAGAPTSWPWIGTFLTSPGSPGSNFAYTSPVIPAGTYTVTIRGMDNRGQYQQPPRTVTVTVTD; encoded by the coding sequence ATGCGAGTTTGGCTTCGCGCGGTGACGGTCGTCGTCGCCGGCGCGGTCGTGGTGGCGGGAGTGCCGGCGCTCGCCGCCACCGTCACCGTGCGGGACGCCGGCGTGGCCGGCCACACCGGCGCACAGGCGACGGGAAGCAGCGCCGCGCTCGGCGCCGCGCGCACCACGGCGACCCGTGCGCTGGTCACCCCCGGGGACACCCGGCTGATGCCGACCACCCCCCGCACCGACACGCCGCGGATCACCAACGGCGAGATCGTCGACATCGAAGTGATCGGCAACCGCGTCTTCATCGCCGGCACGTTCACCTCGATCGCGAACGTCGGCGGGTCCGCGATCACGCAGCGGTCCCTGGCGTCGTACAACCTGGACACCGGCAAGGTGGACACCGGGTTCAAGCCGGTCATCGACGGCGCGGTCGCCGCGGTGGAGGCGTCGCCGGACGGCAAGTCGCTCTACATCGCAGGCGCGTTCAACACCGTCAACGGCGTCACCAAGCGCAAGATCGCCCGGCTGAACCCGACCACCGGCGCACCGGTCGCCGCGTTCACCGCCACCGCGAACGCGCGGGCCACCGCGCTGGCCGTCAGCGCCAACGCCGTCTACGTCGGCGGCCAGTTCGCCACCGTCAACGGCGTCAGCCGCAGCGGCCTGGCCGCGCTCAACCCCACCACCGGCGCCGTCGACACCGGCTTCAACCTGCCGGTCACCGGCGGCATCGGCGTCGGCGGCATGCTCACCGTGCAGCAGCTCAAGCTCACCCACGACCGCAGCAAGCTGCTGGTCGTGCACACCGGCCGCCAGATCGCCGGCCAGGACCGCTACGGCGTGGCGCTCATCGGTACGGCCACCAAGGCGCTGCTGCCGTGGCGCACCCGGCTGTGGGAGGACAACCTCTCCTTCGTCGGCGGCATCCAGCGCGTCTTCGCCGGTGACATCGCGCCGGACGACTCGTACTTCGTGGTCACCAGCGGCTCCGGCGGCGACCGGCCGCCGATCAACGACACCGCCATCGCGTACCCGCTGACCGGAAACGACAACGTCGAGCCGCTCTGGATCTCCCGGCACTTCGACAGCATCTACTCGGTCGCGATCACCGACACCGCCGTCTACGTCGGCGGCCACTTCAGCTGGCAGGAGTCGCCCACGTCGAACGTGCCGTGGCCCGGCCTGGACAACGTCGGATACGGCACCGGCCAGGGGCTCAGCGGCTACGGCCTCGGCGACCAGGTGGTCCGCCGCGACCACCTCGGCGCGCTGGACCCGCTCACCGGCACCGCGCTGGAGTGGAACCCCGGCTCCAACTCGTACGAGGGCGAGAAGGCGATGCTCGCCACCTCGCGCGGCCTGCTCGTCGGCGGTGACGGCAACGTCAAGGGCGGCAAGACCACCGGCCGGGTCGCCTTCTTCGACCTCTCCAAGCAGCCCGCGCCCGCGGCGCTGGACACCACCGTCACGACGCCGATCGAGGGCGCGGTGAAGCCGGCCGGCGAGTCGTTCACGATCAGCGGCCAGGCGCTCGCCCCGGCCGGCGTGGCGCGGGTCCAGCTGGAGATCCAGGACCGCAACAGCGGCAAGTACCTCCAGGCCGACCTGACCACCTGGGGCGCGTTCAAGGCGATCAACACGACTGTCGCCGCGCCGAACGCCACCTCCACCACGTGGAGCCTGCCGGTGACGCTGCCGGCCGGCGTCTACCAGTTGCAGGCGAAGACGTTCGACCGCAAGGGGGCCGGCGACACCACCAAGGCGGTCAAGAAGATCGAGACGTTCCGCTTCGACGACCTGCCGCCGTCGACCCGGATCAGCTCGCCGTCGGCCGGCCTGCTCGCCACGCAGACGTTCGTGGCCTCCGGCACCGCCACCGACGACAAGGGCGTCAACTCGCTCATCTACTCGTTCCGCACGCCCGACAACCGGTACCTCCAGGACGACGGCACCGTCGCCGCCGTCTACAACACCTTCCGCGGCGAGCCGGACGTGATCGGCGCGACGTCCACCACCTGGCAGTACGAGGTCACGCTGCCGGTCGAGGGACAGTGGAAGATGACCGCCACCGCCGTCGACACGACCGGGCAGAGCGACCTGCGCGGCGACACCCGCGACTGGACCGTCTCGGCCAACGGCGTACCGCCGACAGTGGCGATCACCTCGCCGGTGGCGATGACCCCGCCGGGCAACCCGGCGCCGTTCACCGTCGCGCCCGGTGGCGCTGTCACGTTCGCCGGTACGGCGAGCGACGACGACGCCCTGAAGTCGGTCGAGATCTACCTGCGCAACAACACCACCCGCGAGGCGCTCGCCAGCGACGGTACGTGGGGCGCCGACTCGGTCGCCGGCTACCACCGGATCTCCCCGACCAACCTCGACGCCGCGACGTTCGACTGGTCGTTCACCACGGTGCCGCTCACCCCGGGCGTCTACGACTTCCGGGTACGGGCGACCGACAAGCTCGGCCTGACCACGTCCAGCACCAACATGGGCCGGCTCACAGTCACCGCCCAGGTGCCCGGCGACGCCTTCCCGAACGGGCTGCTCAGCTTCACCGGCACCAACCAGGACGTCGACCAGCTGCACCTGGACCTGACCGGCACGGCGACCGACGACAAGGGCGTGCGGGCGGTCCGGATCGCGCTGCGCGACCTGGACACCGGCCGGTACGTGCAGCCCAACGGCACCATGGCCGCCGCGTTCGCCACAGTCGACGCGACGCTCGCCGCGTCCGGCGCGACCAGCACCGCGTTCACGCTCTCGATCGACCTGCCCACCCGCGGCACGTACAGCGTGGAGGCGTGGGCCGTGGACACCGCCGGTCAGCAGGACAACTCGACCAGCGGCGCCACCGCCCGCTACCTGGTCTACCCGGGTGACACCGACCCGACGCTGGAGCCGAGCATCACGCCGGTCGAGGGTCAGGCGTACACCGGTGGCCGGATCGTGATCACCGGCCGGGCCGTGGACGACGGCGGGATGCAGAAGGTCGAGGTGCAGATCGGCAACAGCGCCGGACAGGGCATGAACTCGGCCGGCACGTTCGGCCGGGCGGGCGCGCCGACCAGCTGGCCGTGGATCGGCACGTTCCTCACCAGCCCGGGCTCGCCGGGGTCGAACTTCGCGTACACGTCGCCGGTGATCCCGGCCGGCACGTACACGGTGACGATCCGCGGCATGGACAACCGGGGGCAGTACCAGCAGCCGCCCCGTACCGTCACGGTGACCGTCACCGACTGA
- a CDS encoding SigE family RNA polymerase sigma factor — MARGDAEFVEFARASSARLTHAAFLMTGNHHHAEDAAQTALVRTYASWSRIRNGDPYGYARSVLVNHLVDTWRRPIREYPSDDLPERRGGDMAEEVATRRWLVTALGTLTARERAVVVLRHYFDLPEAQVARELDVSVGTVKSTSSRALEKLRTAGLSAPRPQETCR; from the coding sequence ATGGCCCGGGGTGACGCGGAGTTCGTCGAGTTCGCGCGGGCGTCCTCGGCGCGGCTGACGCATGCCGCGTTCCTCATGACCGGCAACCACCACCACGCCGAGGACGCCGCCCAGACCGCGCTGGTGCGCACGTACGCGTCCTGGTCCCGGATCCGCAACGGCGACCCGTACGGCTACGCCCGGTCGGTCCTGGTGAACCACCTCGTCGACACCTGGCGGCGGCCGATCCGCGAGTACCCGAGCGACGACCTGCCGGAACGGCGCGGCGGCGACATGGCCGAGGAGGTGGCGACCCGGCGGTGGCTGGTCACCGCGCTCGGCACGCTCACCGCCCGTGAACGCGCCGTCGTCGTCCTGCGCCACTACTTCGACCTGCCGGAGGCCCAGGTGGCCCGCGAACTCGACGTGTCTGTCGGCACCGTCAAGAGCACCTCGTCGCGGGCGCTGGAGAAGCTGCGTACCGCCGGTCTGTCCGCGCCGCGACCGCAGGAGACGTGCCGGTGA